The Zymobacter palmae DNA window CTGCGCGTCGATGCGGAGGGCTGCATTGCCCAGACACCGCATCCTAACGCGTTGGGTCACAAGCTCACTCATCCCTGGATCACGACGGACTATGCCGAATCATTGATGGAACTGGTGACGCCGGTTTGCGATAGCGCTCCTGAAGTGCTGGCGTTTCTGGCCGACCTGCATCACCACGTGCTGCGGCATCTGCCAGAGGGCGAATGGCTGTGGCCTGCCAGCATGCCGGCGCGTCTGCCCAATGGTGGTGATAGCGTACAGATCGCTGACTATGGTTCCTCGCATTCTGGTGAACTCAAGCGCGTGTATCGCAAGGGGTTGCGTCACCGCTATGGCAGCATCATGCAGTCCATCGCGGGCATTCATTACAACTTCTCGCTGACGCCTGAATTCTGGCGCATTCTGCAGACGTTGGAAGGGGCCGACGATCAATCGCTCGACGATTATCGCACGGCGCGCTACTTCCATCTGATCCGTCAGTTCCGTCGCAACAGCTGGTTGCTGCTGTATCTGTTCGGTTCATCGGTGGCGGTCGACGACACGTTCTTTACGGACATGACCGTGCCGGACGGCCTTGTGCCCCACGGTCGGCATACGCTGCTGTCCGAGCAGGCGACCTCGCTGCGCATGAGCGACATGGGCTATCAAAACCGTGTGCAGAGTCAGCTCAAGGTGTGCTTCAACCGGTTGGACAATTATATCCGCACGCTGAAGCAAGGGATTGAAACGCCGTGGCCGCCCTACGAGAAGATCGGGGTCAAGGTGAACGGCGAGTGGGAGCAGATCAGCGACCATATCCTACAGATCGAGAATGAATACTACTGTGACGTGCGGCCGAAACGTGTCGCACATCGCGGACAGACACAGCTGCAGGCACTGCATGACAACGGTGTGGAATACATCGAAGTGCGCTGTCTGGACATCAACCCGAACCTGCCGCTGGGCATCGACGAAACGCAGGTGCGCTTCCTCGATACTTTCCTTACTTGGTGCCTGCTGTCACCGGGGGATTGGATCGGCGAAGAGGAATGCCTGCGGTTGGATGACAACCGGGCGCGTGTTGCTACGGGTGGGCGGATTCAGGACGGCGTACTCTCCATCGAAGGCCGCATGGTGACGCTTGCGGAGCAGGCTACACTGCTGTTTGATCAGCTTGCTGACGTGGCTGCCTGTTTAGATGAGAACGAAGAGGGTGAACTGCACCAGCAGGCGCTGCGTTCGCTGCGAGCAGGACTAAATGACCCGGCGTACACGGCGTCAGGTCAAGCAGCGGAAGCGCTGACAGCTACCGGTGACGACTTAACGACGGTCGCTATGCGTCTAGCGCGGCAGCATGCTTCCACGCTGCGCGGTCAGCCACTCAGTGATGAGATGGTACAGCGCTTGGAAGAAAAACGAGCGCAGTCCATTGCGGACGAACGCGCGCTGGTCGAGCATGATCAAGGCAGTTTCGATGATTATGTAGAGCGTTATCTGGCATCGGCGCGTCATCTTTCTTGAAGAAGTGGTAACGACCCCTTTAATCGTGAGGGTCAGAGCGGAGCGCCTTCCGTGCCCGCTCATTTATGGATGTGCGTGATGCACGACAGGTACGACAGAACAGGGACTACAGGAAAAGAGTAATCGACATGAGCAGACGATTGATGGGAATGTCAGGCCGCCTATGGTGCCTGATCGGGTTTCTGATGTGCGCTGGCATGATCGTATTTGCCTATATCCTCCAGCACGTCTTCGATCTGGAACCTTGCCCTTTATGCATTTTCCAGCGTATCGCCGTGATTGTAGCTGGGCTGTGCTTCTTGCCGGGCATCTTCTATCGTCCATACCGCAGTGCTGCTGTATGGGGCGGGTTAGCACTGCTAAGCTCGCTGGCGGGGATCGCACTGGCCGCACGCCATCTATGGCTGCAGAGCCTGCCTGCTGACCAAGTGCCGTCCTGTGGCCCACCGCTGGACTACATGCTGGAAAGTCTGCCGCTCTGGAGCGTGCTGCGCCAAGTGCTTTCGGGTTCTGGCGAATGTGCCGAAATTCAGGGCATTTTCCTTGGCATCACCCTGCCGGGCTGGACGATGATTGGCTTTATCGTCCTTGGTGTTGTGGCCTGTGGCGCGCTGTTTTCAGCGTTCCGCAAGACGGATGGTCGCACGACACCGCCCAAAGATAATAAAGGCGATGCCCCGCGCTACGCTGCGTAAGTCTGCTGCCGAGTGCCGACGCCCGCGAGTTTTTTCGCGGGCGTTTTCATTTGGTTTGCTGCTTCCCGACCTCTGTGCCCCTTGCCTTTTAGAGAGCGGCCCCGTTGAGGACATTATGCTATGTTCGCCCCCACCGTCTTTAGCCTCCATTTCACCCTCTACGGGGCCGCGTTAGCACGCGCAGAAGGTGTACCGATCCCAGTCTAATGCCATTACATAAGGCCGCTTGCGAAAGGAATCGGCGCTGTGCGACCATACACGGCGCGTTGATCGTACGGCTGAGTGCCGCCCGTTTATTGCGCGCTGTTTTGATTTGATACGTTGTTTTGATTTGATATAGAGAAAGGACAATCTGGAATGGCTGCATCGCATACCAATGCCGCGAAAAAGATGGTGATGAAAACCTGCTACCGCTCGCAAACAGAGAAACCGCGCAAAGGCAAAGGGGCTTATACCCGCAAAGCCAAGCACGCAAAGGCCGGCCCGTCCGGCCTTTCTTTTATCTGCGCCATAGCGGCTTGACGCTGCGCACTCTGATTATATCCTTCCTCTCCTGTTTACCCATCAGCTAGCGTGCCGATTTTTACTCGTCATTATTATCACTCTTATTTTTATGTTTAGTTGTTTATTATCACGCTTAATGATGATCGTTGTAATAGCGCCATTCTGATATTTGTTGTGACAAAATCATTCTGCGATATTATACGTATTTTTGTGTATGGTGTAATAGGTAGTAGCTAATTAAAATTATAAAAAAGGTGCTGTAGTGAGAAAACTTGATGATAATGGCCGTTTTTTTATTAAAAGCTCTGAATCTTTAGTCCTCCACGCCTATCCTGATCCCCTTACAAAGGGTGAGCCGTATACCATCGGTTATGGTCACACTGACCGTGGAAAAATAAAGCCGGGTGATCGTATAACAGAGCAGCAGGCAGATGAACTCTTTGATAAAGATATCGAGAAGTACGAACGCTGTGTGTCAGATGCGGTTACAGTTGAACTAACGGATGAGCAATTCAGTGCACTTGTTTCATTTTCATACAATGTGGGAGCAACTGCTTTTCTAAACAGTACGCTCTTAAAAGAACTGAATAACGGCCATTATGTTGAAGCTGGAAACCAGTTTGTTGTCTGGAATAAATCGAAAGGCAAGGTTTCGCCAGGCCTTACGAATCGGCGTCAGCATGAGCAGAATTTGTTTAACCAAGGCATCATCAAGAAAAGCCTTTCTTCTTCTAGCCTTGATGAACTTACGTTGCGCTCCATCTCCATATTTTCTGAGATGCAAGGGGTTAAACTCGATGACCTTATGGCATTGTTTAATAATGAAGAGAATTTAAACAAGAAAAAAATCGAGCGAGATA harbors:
- a CDS encoding glycoside hydrolase family protein, whose amino-acid sequence is MRKLDDNGRFFIKSSESLVLHAYPDPLTKGEPYTIGYGHTDRGKIKPGDRITEQQADELFDKDIEKYERCVSDAVTVELTDEQFSALVSFSYNVGATAFLNSTLLKELNNGHYVEAGNQFVVWNKSKGKVSPGLTNRRQHEQNLFNQGIIKKSLSSSSLDELTLRSISIFSEMQGVKLDDLMALFNNEENLNKKKIERDKLWEQWNQSTSDENRYRNIEMYHDKEKKIVEEYDKLNDEISELISASTNIELKMIADFKSCIELSSRHYQEEMQSDEYIALQNEVEKDFEDDDDEDDDVII
- a CDS encoding disulfide bond formation protein B, whose translation is MSRRLMGMSGRLWCLIGFLMCAGMIVFAYILQHVFDLEPCPLCIFQRIAVIVAGLCFLPGIFYRPYRSAAVWGGLALLSSLAGIALAARHLWLQSLPADQVPSCGPPLDYMLESLPLWSVLRQVLSGSGECAEIQGIFLGITLPGWTMIGFIVLGVVACGALFSAFRKTDGRTTPPKDNKGDAPRYAA
- the arfA gene encoding alternative ribosome rescue factor ArfA, whose translation is MAASHTNAAKKMVMKTCYRSQTEKPRKGKGAYTRKAKHAKAGPSGLSFICAIAA
- the gshA gene encoding glutamate--cysteine ligase encodes the protein MLTRLLDGLKGPLGDGLRPIRRGIEREVLRVDAEGCIAQTPHPNALGHKLTHPWITTDYAESLMELVTPVCDSAPEVLAFLADLHHHVLRHLPEGEWLWPASMPARLPNGGDSVQIADYGSSHSGELKRVYRKGLRHRYGSIMQSIAGIHYNFSLTPEFWRILQTLEGADDQSLDDYRTARYFHLIRQFRRNSWLLLYLFGSSVAVDDTFFTDMTVPDGLVPHGRHTLLSEQATSLRMSDMGYQNRVQSQLKVCFNRLDNYIRTLKQGIETPWPPYEKIGVKVNGEWEQISDHILQIENEYYCDVRPKRVAHRGQTQLQALHDNGVEYIEVRCLDINPNLPLGIDETQVRFLDTFLTWCLLSPGDWIGEEECLRLDDNRARVATGGRIQDGVLSIEGRMVTLAEQATLLFDQLADVAACLDENEEGELHQQALRSLRAGLNDPAYTASGQAAEALTATGDDLTTVAMRLARQHASTLRGQPLSDEMVQRLEEKRAQSIADERALVEHDQGSFDDYVERYLASARHLS